A stretch of the Desulfatibacillum aliphaticivorans DSM 15576 genome encodes the following:
- a CDS encoding AMP-binding protein — protein sequence MHYSDKPWLKHYDPGIEADIEIPSLSYRDILDQGLTRFPDKPALFFMGKAITFKDLDRMSARFAAHLAKCGYGVGDVAGIHMPNIPQYLIALAGIQRAGMAATGISMLLKPRELAHQLNDSGAKVLVTLDVFFEQTLWEIRDQVPALEKVYYANVGDFMPFVKKSLGAALKKIPTGLIQPISGKTVEPILTILKEGDPTPPKVSVKPEDTCLIQYTGGTTGLPKGVVLTHRNIVANVEQQVRWSKFENGKDVFCSGFPFFHMAGKMMGMAAMSTSNAQCLIPDPRNTKHIASEIKAHKATVLVNVPTLYQMLLDEPAFKSLDFSNVRMCVSGAAPFSVDAIKRFEALVGKGKVIEVYGMTETSPLSTSNPHVNPKKIGSVGMPLPNTDIMIMDVETGTQEMPFGEEGEIVVSGPQVMAGYHNKPHETSHALREHDGKIWMHTGDVGRMDEDGYIYLVDRAKDMLIVGGYKVFSREVEEVLSNIPSVELCAIIGIPNPERPGSETVKAVVQLAVEYLERDRGQLKEEILAYCRENMSPYKVPKIVEFVDAIPLTAVGKVDKKALRPPKQ from the coding sequence ATGCATTACAGCGACAAACCCTGGCTCAAACATTACGACCCCGGCATAGAAGCTGACATTGAAATTCCTTCTCTCTCTTACAGGGATATTCTGGACCAGGGACTGACCCGGTTTCCCGACAAACCCGCTTTATTCTTCATGGGAAAAGCAATCACATTCAAAGACCTGGACCGGATGTCCGCCCGGTTTGCGGCCCATCTGGCGAAATGCGGATACGGCGTCGGCGACGTGGCGGGGATTCATATGCCCAACATCCCCCAATACCTGATCGCCCTGGCCGGAATTCAAAGGGCGGGCATGGCGGCCACCGGCATATCCATGCTGCTCAAACCCAGGGAGCTGGCCCACCAGCTCAACGATTCGGGCGCCAAGGTTCTTGTCACCCTGGATGTTTTCTTTGAGCAGACCCTGTGGGAAATCAGGGATCAGGTTCCGGCCTTGGAAAAGGTGTATTACGCCAATGTGGGGGACTTTATGCCTTTTGTGAAAAAATCCCTGGGCGCCGCCCTGAAAAAAATCCCCACCGGCCTGATCCAGCCCATATCCGGAAAGACCGTGGAGCCCATTCTAACCATTCTCAAGGAGGGGGACCCGACGCCCCCCAAGGTTTCGGTGAAACCGGAAGACACTTGCCTTATCCAGTACACCGGCGGCACCACCGGCCTGCCCAAGGGCGTGGTGCTGACCCACCGTAACATTGTGGCCAACGTGGAGCAGCAGGTGCGGTGGAGCAAATTTGAAAACGGAAAAGACGTGTTTTGCTCCGGCTTTCCGTTCTTCCATATGGCCGGCAAGATGATGGGCATGGCAGCCATGTCCACCAGCAACGCCCAGTGCCTGATTCCGGACCCCAGAAACACCAAGCACATCGCCAGCGAAATCAAAGCCCACAAGGCCACGGTCCTGGTCAACGTACCCACTTTGTACCAAATGCTTTTGGATGAACCGGCTTTTAAATCCCTGGATTTTTCCAATGTGCGAATGTGCGTGTCCGGCGCCGCGCCTTTTTCCGTGGACGCCATCAAGCGGTTTGAAGCCCTTGTGGGGAAAGGCAAGGTGATCGAGGTGTACGGCATGACGGAAACTTCGCCCCTTTCAACCTCCAATCCCCATGTGAATCCAAAAAAAATCGGCTCCGTGGGCATGCCCCTGCCCAACACGGACATCATGATTATGGACGTGGAGACCGGAACCCAGGAAATGCCCTTTGGGGAAGAGGGGGAAATCGTGGTCAGCGGCCCCCAAGTCATGGCCGGATACCACAACAAACCTCACGAAACCAGCCACGCCCTGCGCGAGCACGACGGCAAGATTTGGATGCACACCGGCGACGTTGGCCGTATGGATGAAGACGGATACATCTATCTGGTGGACCGGGCCAAGGACATGCTTATTGTGGGCGGATACAAAGTATTTTCCCGCGAAGTGGAAGAGGTTCTTTCCAATATTCCCAGCGTGGAACTGTGCGCCATCATAGGAATTCCCAACCCGGAAAGGCCGGGCAGCGAAACCGTAAAGGCGGTGGTGCAGCTTGCGGTGGAGTATCTTGAGCGCGACAGGGGTCAGTTGAAAGAAGAAATCCTTGCTTATTGCCGGGAAAATATGTCACCTTACAAAGTGCCCAAAATTGTAGAATTCGTGGATGCTATACCCCTTACCGCCGTGGGCAAGGTGGACAAAAAGGCGCTACGCCCTCCCAAGCAATAA
- a CDS encoding thymidylate synthase has translation MKIHSIQARDLPDLWFQAVHDILDHGSRFVIDRGSYAGQTRLEYDYFTGHVKFPGTQPLLPDIPPACGIPNPVEHDYIYGGEGYERSYIEYLMTPHKEEGESYTYGERLTGAPITGDKLDWWQAQNKEIIDFREPDGKVVYEKDGRLYLNQIEWIIQTYKNFGHRNNQMVLQVAHPSDLTLLDPPCLRSIDTRIQDGTLHFFVYFRSWDLWGGLPANLAGIQNLKEYMATEIGVKDGEMVVESKGLHLYGYAEDLAKLRCLRD, from the coding sequence ATGAAAATTCATTCCATTCAGGCGCGCGACCTGCCTGATCTTTGGTTTCAAGCCGTACACGACATTTTGGACCATGGAAGCCGTTTTGTGATCGACCGGGGCTCTTACGCCGGACAAACCCGGCTGGAGTACGACTATTTCACCGGACATGTAAAGTTTCCCGGAACCCAACCCCTGCTGCCGGACATTCCGCCGGCCTGCGGCATCCCCAACCCCGTGGAGCATGATTACATCTACGGCGGAGAAGGTTATGAGCGCTCTTACATAGAATACCTCATGACCCCCCATAAGGAGGAAGGGGAATCCTACACCTACGGGGAACGCCTGACCGGCGCGCCCATCACGGGCGACAAGCTGGACTGGTGGCAGGCCCAAAACAAGGAGATCATCGACTTCCGGGAGCCTGACGGCAAAGTGGTCTACGAAAAAGACGGCCGGCTTTACCTGAACCAAATCGAATGGATTATCCAAACCTACAAGAATTTCGGGCACCGAAACAACCAGATGGTCCTGCAGGTGGCCCATCCCTCGGACCTGACCCTGCTCGACCCTCCCTGCCTGCGCTCCATTGACACCCGCATCCAGGATGGAACCCTGCACTTTTTCGTGTACTTCAGGTCCTGGGACTTGTGGGGAGGCCTCCCGGCCAACCTGGCGGGAATCCAGAACCTCAAGGAGTACATGGCCACGGAGATCGGCGTCAAGGACGGGGAAATGGTCGTGGAAAGCAAAGGCCTCCACCTGTACGGCTACGCCGAAGACCTAGCCAAGCTCCGCTGCCTGAGAGACTAA
- a CDS encoding RHS repeat-associated core domain-containing protein, whose protein sequence is MSLHDHGGILLCQGYPPKKKVDYANGVTTEHTYDPDSTRLMAIQTSYGATDYQNYAYTYTDGGNIASITDNMRSHAYTYAYDDLHRLTSEASTTGSMAWTYDSIGNILTKSQDGSSMIYAYNSVTHKLDTVTAGGTVYNYSYDANGNITACPKLEGAGSISATLAIDYNADNMPTQVVKSVSGQPDVTTNFYYDGNGARVRKEVVGESTTFYAGSLYEVKDGVATKYIFGADRRIAKITDGEGVQYFSKDHLGSSTVVTDDSGAVVEQADYRPFGEDRFYTGSVATPTPYKYTDQELDESTGLYNYDARHYDPAIGRFISPDSLIPNLYDPQQLNPYAYCRNNPLRYTDPSGHFGFAGAGIGAAVGGFCGALSGIANGKSLSSKIAGGIVGGLVGFGVGAVTGTANPALSSMAASYYGGLAGRATTGFIDAAYDNNDETDPYAEAINQAGDLKAQAMDIGNGLASGGMTTAAKNACTSGTMTAAEAKLGEAIATTTVPATYNTVAATVNVGLESYDNSVASSTQKKDKNKPGDDQTATDQSHGNTTSTPSDTVNSVQGQGHKDKAGDSCGRSDDSDYTGSGNTGSSNESDDGAYTP, encoded by the coding sequence ATGTCGCTGCATGATCACGGCGGGATACTGCTCTGCCAGGGCTACCCCCCAAAAAAAAAGGTGGACTACGCCAACGGCGTGACCACGGAGCATACCTACGACCCGGATTCCACGCGGCTCATGGCCATCCAGACCTCCTACGGCGCGACCGATTACCAGAATTACGCCTATACCTATACGGACGGCGGCAATATCGCCTCCATCACCGACAACATGCGGAGCCACGCCTACACCTACGCCTACGACGACCTGCACCGGCTGACAAGCGAGGCCTCCACCACGGGCTCCATGGCCTGGACCTACGACTCCATAGGCAACATCCTGACCAAATCCCAGGACGGATCGTCCATGATTTATGCGTACAACAGCGTCACCCACAAGCTGGATACGGTGACGGCGGGCGGAACCGTATATAACTACTCCTACGACGCCAACGGCAACATCACGGCGTGTCCCAAGTTAGAAGGCGCCGGCAGCATCAGCGCCACCCTGGCCATTGACTATAACGCGGACAACATGCCAACCCAGGTGGTGAAATCCGTGTCCGGCCAGCCGGATGTGACCACCAATTTCTATTATGACGGAAACGGCGCCCGGGTGCGCAAGGAAGTGGTGGGCGAAAGCACGACCTTTTACGCAGGCAGCCTGTATGAAGTCAAGGACGGCGTGGCGACCAAGTACATCTTCGGCGCGGACAGGCGCATCGCCAAGATCACGGACGGCGAGGGCGTCCAGTATTTTTCCAAGGATCATCTGGGAAGCTCCACCGTGGTGACGGACGACTCCGGCGCCGTGGTGGAACAGGCCGACTACCGGCCCTTCGGCGAGGACCGCTTTTACACCGGATCTGTGGCAACTCCCACGCCCTACAAATACACGGACCAGGAACTGGACGAGTCCACGGGCCTTTACAATTACGACGCCAGGCATTATGATCCCGCCATCGGCCGGTTCATCAGCCCGGATTCTTTGATACCCAATCTATACGATCCCCAACAGCTCAATCCCTACGCCTATTGCCGGAATAATCCATTAAGATACACTGATCCTAGTGGGCATTTTGGCTTTGCAGGAGCAGGGATAGGGGCGGCAGTTGGGGGCTTTTGCGGTGCACTTAGTGGAATTGCTAACGGCAAGAGTCTATCAAGCAAAATTGCAGGAGGTATTGTCGGTGGACTGGTTGGATTTGGCGTTGGAGCCGTAACGGGAACTGCTAACCCTGCACTATCATCAATGGCTGCTTCTTACTATGGAGGTTTGGCCGGGCGAGCCACCACCGGGTTTATTGATGCAGCCTACGATAACAATGATGAAACCGATCCCTATGCTGAAGCGATAAACCAAGCCGGAGATCTAAAGGCCCAGGCGATGGATATAGGAAATGGCCTCGCATCAGGAGGAATGACTACAGCAGCCAAAAACGCTTGTACATCCGGCACAATGACCGCAGCGGAGGCTAAATTAGGAGAAGCAATCGCAACTACAACTGTTCCTGCTACCTATAACACTGTTGCGGCGACGGTAAATGTTGGTTTAGAGTCCTATGATAACAGCGTAGCCTCTTCAACACAAAAGAAGGACAAAAATAAGCCAGGGGATGACCAGACCGCAACAGATCAATCGCATGGAAATACAACTAGTACCCCCTCAGACACCGTCAATTCGGTTCAAGGCCAGGGGCATAAAGATAAAGCAGGAGACTCTTGTGGAAGATCTGATGACTCAGATTATACTGGCTCAGGGAATACCGGATCATCGAATGAAAGTGACGATGGGGCTTATACGCCATAA